The Gadus macrocephalus chromosome 1, ASM3116895v1 DNA window TTCTAAAAATGCTTAGTGTTACGGCCGTCAGCCGACCGcattgtctcccctccctctgtatGCGATACCCCTCATGGTTTTTCCCCTAAAGCAGCTCAAGTGGGCGGGTCCTTCCGTCCCCGGAACCAACCAGAGAGCGACGGCGCCGTGGAGGCATAAAAGCCTGATGCGCCCTGCAAGCGGGGCAGACACCTGTAGGGAATCTAGGCGCGTAGTCGCATTCGTTGAGAGCAAGAGGTTACGTTTGTGTGTTCCCAGATTTGGGCCAGGGTAAGGTGAATCCCTCCGTACTGATGTTGTTTATTCGCACTCTCATTTAGGTTTGTCACTGTTTAGCCACACTAGGTTTAGGGGGTGCTGGTCATTTGTACTTAGTACTTAGTTCGTACTTAGTTATTAGACAGGTAGCTCCATTTTATTTTAAGGAGTTCTCTTTTGGTTATATTTGTTTCTTTGCTTTGACAGCACCTAGCGGCCCATTTCTGACGATTGTAATGTTCTATTCCCTTGTTGGGTTATAATAAATACCATATTTACAACCCCAATCCatcgggttgtgtgtgtgttacttcccTTTTCCCCCTGAACGAGTAGGGGTCGTAACACTTAGGAAAGGTGCCTCGATGCCACCACCACCGAGCCGGTCCTGTTGGTGGGTTGGTTCGTGTGTTGTTTGATTGACACGTGGGtgtttaaataaaggcagctctcggagTCGTGCGGTGTCTGGGGTCGATATTATgccgccaggtgtgagtgtgattagccgttacaaacaGTTTGATAATCTGccctttcctgtgttttagtgacatcacaagtgggcgtgttcaCCTAGAtgtctgtgctggatagatcagtctaccagcctaaccagtggactgtagcaaatgttgtttatctatccatcatacatctagatgCCCACTTGTGATCACTAAGGCCCAGGGAATGGCAGATTTTCTAAAggcttgtgacggctaatcacacacatacCGGCTGGTGGCGGTAACATCATCAAATATGTAACTAACTGCACCCCTGGTTTTAGTTTGGATATGACGCCGTTTTTATTTTGAGTTTGTTAGGCAGCTAGACTCAGAAAAGGTCACTGGCACTGCTATTTATTGAAGTGGTGGAAACCCATCTGAGTGTGACCATGTATTGTTGAGTATATGTAGTGCCGCGCACTTATATTGATCTAATGCGGTTCGAGGCGGTTGTGAAATCGGCTGGTAACAGAAAGGCTGAACCATTTTGTGACGACTCCTCCGAGGTCGCGCAGGGGATCCTGAAAATTGGGGTTATCAGTTGACCAAAGGGGCTTTTGTgaaattgttttgttgttaggttaAGTGGGTTTAATGGATTCggggttgtgtgttgtttaatgttaacatgtttgtgtatctttgCCGCCACCGTCACTCACTGACTATAACATGTTTGTTCGCTGGTTGTGCTGTCGTAGTGGTGCGGTGTAAGAGGTGCGGGAGTTGTATAACTGctgaacctgggctcccgtctctcccgtgctgctcgccacaatattaATTGAATAGCCTATGTATAACAAAGACCTATTCATACAGAGTCTATGTATTCACCACACCAGAGGGAGGTTTTTTGAGGCGGTGCTGTAatggcagaaacatattccctACATTTGCAATGTTGTGATCAACAGATTAACCCGGACACGCCTACAGAAGGGAAGGAATTTACTGCACTCTGCTGCCAAACTGAAAGAACACGgacgtttattttttaatttgcaAATTACCACCCGCGTTAAATCCGTCTTCTAATCGTCATAGATAATAAGGTCAGTAACAATGAAGGGCTTTTGTATTTCTAACTTATTTGTATTCAGTATGGGCGTCGATCGACCTTATCTTTGTTTATGGTAGGCCGACATTTTTTAAACGACGCATGATGTTTTCTAGACTTTTCTTTTGAGAGGTGAAGTATCACATTCAGAGGTGAAGTTCAGAGGTGTTTCAAGGGTGAAGAGGTTGATACTTCTTTAAATTTTCACTTGTTTCAGAGGTGAAGTTGATACTTTGTTTCATTTTCACTTGTTTCAGAGGTGAAGTTGATACTTTGTTTCATTTTCACTTGTTTCAGAGGTGAAGTTGATACTTTGTTTCATTTTCACTTGTTTAACCTTTGTGTCGTGTTCGTTTCCCCCCCTTACTTTGGTGCTCCCGGTCAAATTTGACCGGTCTGTTTTAACTGCCCTcacattaacaaaaaaaacaatgatcaTTACCTAATTTTATTGAACTCCCTTTTAACCTGTAAACAATGTCTCAGACTACTGGTTTACATGAATTACTGCAGTGAATAGTCACAGAAATTGAAAGTTGTATTccaaaattaacatttattgtaaaaaaaagaaaagacagaaaAATCAAAACAGACCAAATTCACAGAACATCAACatgaacactgtgtgtgtgtgtgtgtgtgtgtgtgtgtgtgtgtgtgtgtgtgtgtgtgtgtgtgtgtgtgtgtgtgtgtgtgtgtgtgtgtgtgtgtgtgtgtgtgtgtgtgtgtgttcaaacacAGGAGTGGCATTTTGCAATCAGGTCGCAGTGTGCCTTGCAAACGTTTGCATCACATTTGAAACATGTAAGACTTGTCTTATTGTCTCTGGGGGCACAGAGCTTGCGTCTCTTCCGTTTCTGCCCCTGTTTTGGGGGGCGAGCGGCCAGGGCAGTGGCTGGGGCTTGCAGACTCCTCACCAGACTGCCATAGGCTGGTGTGCGGGGAAGGTGCTGGCGCCGTTGAATTATAGGAGTCACTAAAGCTTTCCCAAGCTCTGCCAGGAAGAGTCTCCCCTTGAAACATTTCCCCTGATTCCAGGCTGGGTCGATCGCTGTCCACACCACATATGCATTACATGCAGACACATCAAGGATGTTGTGGAACACTGCCACAGGCCAACGAGCTGTCATTCACTTGCAGGTGTATGTACCAGTAAGCTGCAATGAAAGAAACAATGACTAGATTTGAAACAATATTGAATCTGTCTTACACAAAATGTTTTACGTTCATACAAGTAAATCAAATGCATGACAGATGAAAATCTACATTACCTTATCAAGGCAGTCAACGCCTCCTTTGTTTCTGTTGTAGTCCAGGATGAGCTGGGGCTTCCTGTGCTCTGCTTTGCTGACAGTGGCGTATTTGTGTCGAGTGCTCATCAGGATGACATTCTTATTTTTCTTGGGCAAATATGACACAAGACTGTGTCAGTGAAAGCAAATTTGGATGAGAGTGCATTTCTCCCTCTGGTCGAAACCAGTGCAGGGGAAAGTTGAGGCTTGTTCTTCCTCACTGTCGCCAGATGTAGGCTATTGTCTTGTCTATCAAAAACGTAGTCCGAAGATCCTCGGGTTCCGTCATCTCTGAGCTGAGCGGTTCGTCTGATCGACGCCAGGCGCATTCCCCTGATGGTTCTTTTCTTTACGGGTTTGAAATGTGAACCCGGTCTCGGTCCTCCTACCTAGGGGATACTGTCACACATTGAGATCGGGAGACTCGGTCCGATAAGGGTGAAGGGGAGACTTTGAGGCATTTTCATTGGCTTCGCTCAGCGAGCACACTGGACTTTGTTGGGCGGACCAACAATGTAAGAAAATTTGACAGAACCTCCGAGAGAAACTCACGGGGCTTCCTAGGCCTATATTAATTCAATCATGATGAATTTGATATGTATAATCCTGAAAAACATACAATctttaaacataaaataaagCACCTTGTTTATAATAGTAAATGTATTTCAatgcaataaatacattttaaataagaaAAGAAATAAGACACCAAGCAATGATGAGATCAGACCATCTCTTATCACAGTAGGCTCTTCCTCCAGCTATTTCAGTTCACCAATGTGTAActaaaatatgtaataattaaTCTAGACAAATGGTCTAACATGGAACAGAGTTAAGTTATATGTTGCAGGAGGTAGGCTCAGCTCAGAGTGGAACATCAGTTTCATGAGGGTCAGAGTCCACCTGCCAGATAGGTCACGTGACGTCGGTATCAACGGTAGgcatgtattatattataggaCTATATAACCTCGGGCACTAACTTGGGCCTATTGTTAATCATTAAACGACACAACGCAGGGGCAAAGTGCAATACGTCTGCATTCTGTCCTGACCAGGATAATGGCAGCCGTCTCCTTACGTATTCAGTCTATCGGATAACCAACTACATTTATTTTTCGAGATGCTTTGAATAATGCCAATGATCACCGTCTTCGCGTTCAGTTTGTCTCCTATAGTCCTCGACATGGTAAATAAGGTCAGTCATAATCAGGTTTTATTCACTGTTGGTGTCCATCGACCTCATCCTCGTTTACACGCTGTAAAGAATTTTGAGGATTCTCAGGAACTTGTGTAACAGTGTGGGGCAAATTACGGATCTTACACACCTAGACATTTAGGCTACatttcagggcatttagcaattAAGGCTAAAAGCTTGGGATTTTTTTTCGTCTACCTGCCAGACGTGACCTATCTGGCAGGTAGactcagggccggccctgaccaatttggcgccctaggcaagatttttgctggcgccccctacccctttggatcgcacagtaaattcgactaccaatgttcataaactcagagaagctacaaagctttttctttgagactctttgattttagatagaaaattaaacacacaaaacgtattacaaaccaagtaacaagcaatgaatacaatatggtatgcacaaaatactgcagacGTTAGAACTTCTAATAATTAAACACTTTGCAGTAAAAAGATGTCTTGCAAAACAAGtgacaatgaatcactcatacaataaggtatgcacaaaatactgcaaagaaatgcatgatgttttctaaaggcattcataagcaaagtAATATATAAGAGTTgagattcaaattattgtaaatacaattaaatgtagtatggtttatctagtttggttctaaccagagattaaacaagcactcaactgaagtgttaaaaaaaaaacaataatatattattatatgaaagATATTGGAAATGTAAGATATGCAAACCACAAACTATCATCCAAATCagcttgaaaaaaaacactgctcCAACAATGGTTACTACAATGAATTGGATAATTTAAGGATAATACCCCCATTTTACTGTGGATTACAAACTGTTATGGATCTATGTACATAGCAGACATGTTTTGATTTTCATTGAAGCGTGGGGGTTTGGATTGAGCAGCGGACCAGCTAGGTAAAGAGCTGccgttccttttctttttttaaaacaaacactGCATGACTAGTTACACCGGTTAAGTTATTTTTACACGTTGCTTGGCAACGCGCTACACCCTGACAACTGTTGGCGGATTATTTGTATTTACTAAATAATAAAACCACATATTGCTTCGATAAGTGAATAAATTAAACCAATAGCCACGTATTAAGCGGAGTTATGTATAGGGAACAGTTAGCTCCAGAGAAATAAAGATATTAAGGTGAACAAGAGCCAGACAAAGTGACCAGTTGGCTATAGCCAACCAGGCCTACATTAAAGATAAACAAATTAAAGTTACTGCATTTCTATCTTTTCCCgttttttcctcctcttctttcgttctcttcctcccctgggCGCCAGAGTGTTTAGGTTTCTTTGACATTGTGATGTGCAAATAGATAGCTTTCTcctctccggtcagaatgatgTATCAAGTGGGTAATTAAGGTAACTCGTCCCTCCCAACCTCCCGATGCAGGTAGagtctatgggggggggggggggggggaactaggGTGCGCTTTCATTTTACATGTTATGTTAGGTTGTCTAATATTTATTTCGACATAACTACTGGTACTAAGTAATATAAACATTGAAGTTAAAGTAAGATGAATACAGTatgcaaaaaaagaagaaaaaaaagactttTTGGTGCCCCCTGCCGATGGATGCGCCCTTAGCATtcgcctatactgcctatgcccagGGCCGGGACCCTCTGACCCTCATGAAACTGATGGTCCACTCTGAGCTGAGCCTACCTCCTGCAACATATAACTTAACTCTGTTCCATGTTAGAGCAGGTTTTTCTGATAATGCTGTGACCCATTCAATAAGTGCATCAATCAACTCATACAGAGATCATTCTTGTGTCAACTAGATAGCAactccataaacaaaaatgtaGCTAcacaattaattatttaattgaatCTAATGTTGTATGAAGTAGGATGAGATATGTCCGGCAACCACATGAAGACATGGGCAGCATATTACGTCAAGTATTTATGGACTGACGTCTGACCGTATTACAAAGTCAAATTGAGTTAGTGGTACACAGAAATACAATCGTTTTACATTCCTCAACATTGCACAAACCATGTCTTTTCATACACAAATGAAATATAAAATCAGTATCTTGGTATTTGTTCAGATTGTAGGATCAAGAACTTTGACAACCGTCACAACATTTCAAAGGTAGTGCAGTCAAGTGTAAAGAGTCAGTGTAAAGGAAAGTGCAGACTTTCaacagcaaataaaaaaaaaaccatgGCTATAACaagtaaaatatttaaaaagttgAGGCTAGATTGTATGGCTATCGGTAAAAATGAACATGAACAGAACATGgtatttttatactttttttgaATGAGGGAAAACTATTTAAAAAcaacatcagagagagagagagagagagagagaaagaaatgcaacatgAATCTGAATGATCAATGACAGATCCTAGAACCTAGATAACTACTGTTGCTGTGATAGAAGGGTTAGAAAATAGATCCCTCTTTTTCCCCGTTGGTAGTGCATCGCCCATATACACCGTCCACCCCGGCTCTCAACAACGTTTTAAGATTTTCAAACTGTATATTAGTTTGTATACCAGCGTGGCTAACACTATAAGGGAACCTTCACCTGTCTTCAGATATTTATTAACAGCTTGTGGTTTCCTCTCTCCCCAGATACGGCAGACCTTCAGTCCATTCAGAGGAACTGGGTGGCAGCATGTGGGGCCATATGTTTTGAATGAAACCATGTTAAGTCAAAACCATACACCTTATTCTTACCCCTTAAAAAGACACTGCACTGACACAGAGCCAAACACGTTGGCTGCCATCAAAATATGTTAAAACGTTTGATGGTTGAAGCTTAAACAAATTGGGAGCCATGTTAATTTCCAATGCTCAATTTCTGTTCATTATATATttggttttatttcatttaaattTAATTGTCAATGCTATTGCATCAGCAAAGTGTCGCCAGGCAGAATACCGAGTGGGAGGTGAATGTTGTCCCACCTGTCCACCAGGTAAGAGACAATTATCTGAACTCGATAGAGTTAACTAGCGGTCTCATCAGGTTATAATTTTGTTGAATGCAGCCCACAGAATGTCTTATTAAGCTAGTTTGTTGTATAATTCATAAACttgtataataataaattgtatatatttcattggtattcaattaaattcaattaaaaaaatgtctaCACCGTCAATGGTTTTCTGTCCAACAGGAATGCATGTGAGTAGGCATTGCACAGAATTCAGAAGTACATCATGTGCATCTTGCACAGAAGGTACTTTCCAAGATGGCGACAATGGGCGTGAACAATGCTTTGCATGTCAACATTGTGATGCAGGTACATTTTCACTTTTCATCTCGTTATTTCACAAACCCCTTGATATAATTACAACTATCAGGGTTCAATACCCTGATGGCTCAGTGATATGTACCCATGTCATTTAAAACCCTTAAACAAGAACATGAATTAAATGAATGAGACACATGAGTTTGGATTAATGAGGGTAACAGATGCCTAGATGCCCCTTGAATGCACTGAATACTCCCCTTCTTTTCCTATCAAGTTATTCTAATCTAAGACTTCCTCAGACgaccttctcttcctctcaggTCCCTCTGAAactgttgtgattgacaggtctcGCCCTGAAGGTGAAGAAGTCGTGTTCATCAACATCAGATGCTGTGTGTGAGGTCCTGGATGGATTCTTCTGTATTGACTCTAACAGAGGTGGATGTAGGGCCGCTCAGAGACACACGGTTTGCAGTCCTGGTCATTACATCGGTCAAAGAGGTTGGTGTCAAAACTCATATTCGGAATCAATTAAGCCCAGATCTCCTTTTAATTACAATTCTGTGTTTCCTTGTTCCTTCTTGGAGCTTCCATCAAAGAACTTTGATTAATTTCAGCTAAATGCTATATTTTATATTGCAGAAGTAAATATCCATATTTTTATATTCATACAGGAACAGCAGATAAAGACACAGAGTGCTTTCACTGTACTGATGGAACATTCTCAGATGGTGCATCATCATCTTGCCAGTCCCACAGAAAGTAAGTGAATAATATAGTTAATTGATCAATACAGTTAGTACATTAATGACACTTTGAGCAATAAGCCAGTGCATTGGTTTGAGTGTTgttctttttctattttaatttttatcaAAAACAGCCAGGTATATAAAGGTATTTTGtatctacctgtctctctagctgtaggcctacaggcaggttgtggacattggggatcaaacccactACCTTTGGACAAGGAGTCCAACAGCCAATCTACTATCCTGTCCCCAGGCTAATAGATACACTACACACCCTCAAACTAAACCTGTTGTCTGGTCCTTCTCATTTCAGTTGTGAATCTGTGGGACTGAAACTGATGAGACCAGGAACTGATTCAACTGATTCTGAATGTGGAGAACATGGTGCACATGCAGGACTAGTGGCAGGAATAGTAATAGGAGTCATACTGGTAATGGCTTTAATAATCGTAGCCATTATTCTGGGGAAGAAAATAAGAGGTAAGTGTTGCATTGAACTAAAACGTATCATGGTTACATGAAACTCTAACATGTATAATTTTACATtaaaataacatgtatcatggttttGCTGAAGGAAAGTGACTGCTGTCCTGACATATTGCCATATTGTTTATCACTTTATAGCATTGATTCATAGAAGAAATCAGGAGGTAAGTGTTACTACTGGTTTGATACAGAACACAATAATATGTGTGACCCTAGCTGGCAGTGGTTAGATAATGACCttataatgacaaaatgttgaTGTTTTATTCACATTTCTTATTTTATAGAAAATGAAAACACAGGAACAACAGGAGATGGTAACTGGTAAGTTCTTATTCCACATGCATCACTAGGTATAAGTTAAGTTTTTTGGCACCACAACCCTTGGTCTCTTCAAGCCCTGTCTTCACAATGCCTTTAAAGCTTGTATTTTTTGCCACCAATTTCCCATCGTATATCAACGTCTTGCCGTCTTCCAATAGCCCAAACAAGTGCTTATTCCTCCAGAGACAAACAAGGGCAGCGCTTTGGACCcttgtcctttctttaataggaATGCAAAATTCCCCTCTCAGTGCTTTAACAATGACATCATATGTCTCATCATCCATTTCTCGACTTCCATGGCCTTGAATGCAGTAACCAAAAGAGCCAGTGTGAATAGGACCAAGATTGTCATGCCCAGTTTCATTGTTCCTTTTCTGTGAATAAAACAAAATTCACTGAATCAGTAGACATTGAGGTGGGGTATGCAGAAACTCTTTATATTCAGCATCACTAGATTaatgtaaatatttatttttaacaaatcattTATGTACATACATTTTAGGATGTTGTGTACCCCTACAAATAATTTGATAACAAATCGTCTTCTCAACCGCCAGTCCACATCATACTTTCATGGTCCAAGTGGAACTTGAATCGGCGACCTTTAAGTCCCCTAGCCAAGTCCCTACGGACTGATCTATTGCCGCCCCAGCTAAAACATACAACACTATTCTAACAAACATCTTAAAACACAAGAAATAGCTGCTagctgaaacacaaacaaatagctGCTAGCTTAAACATACACATTATCCTACAAACATCTTAATACACATAATTTAAACAGATAAGGTGCATGGCTTGGTTTAACAAAGATATTAATTGAACTTTAAAGGTCACAAATAGGGCTGCTTACATGCAAAAGTCACAGTAGAAGTGAGCACGGCGTTCTCAGAGTCCCAACTAGTGGCTCAACTGTTAGTTCACATCAATAAAATGTGAGAGTGCAATTACTATTAAATAATACTTGGTTTCACAAATTTAGTTTACTAATGCACTGAAGCCCATGCCTTTTGCTTTTACTTGCAACTTTGTTTGAGAGGTTAAATTACGATAATGCAACACTTTTCTCACTATAGGCCTATGTGCTATTATTACATTATGAACTGTTATAACATTATGAGCGGTATCAATAAGGTTCTTAATGTAATAATTTATTACAGTATTACATTATGCTCAAAGCCCCTATTACGTTATGCGTCCGTGATTTTATAACATTATGAGCCGATTATTACATTATGAACTTTTATTACATTGAAATTATTACATTATGAGCCGTTGTGAGCCGTTATTACATTATGAGTCTTTATTTCATTATAAGTTGCAACAGgtgtgatcaacgggcctagttcaaatgactctgtgtgctgcttgccgtcgcttccctgtcgcattgtgttaaaccagccaatagcgagccaaggggaaaagccagcttggtgattggctcctgcaAAAACAGCAGaaataaatgtattgctcttctccagaaacttgtgcagggcgaactcaaatcgccggcagaatgggaaCGGCTACCCAGTCTAGCTGGCTGTATGTCCTGACTCTCTTCTGCCTTCTCTTCCAGTACCTACTACTGACTGTCCTGAACCAACCAGGGACCAACAAGAGCATACCATAACGATCCCTTCTGCCACTATGGATTATCAAGACGATGACCAGAGTCTAGGTCCAGCCCCTCCCTCAAGCTCCACACATAATGGATCTGTGTCAGTCTCCGTCCATCAGGAGGACCATCAGCCTGTCCACACCAAGAGAGACAGTGGAGCCTCCCGGTCCAGCCTCCTCAGTCAGGTGCGCTCCTTCACCTCTCAGTCAGCCAGCAGGTCTTATGTTCGCTCCAAGTCGGTATCAAGTCACTTTAAAGTCCCAAGTTTCCCTGGGACCGTGCAGAAGAAGAAGTAACGCCAGTTCTAGAAAATCTGGATCAACCTAAAAGTGAATCTGATGACTCAAACTCAGAAACTAGAGGAGGAGATACACCAGTCTGATTCCTTTCTGATGCCAGCTTTCACAGGAGAAGAGGCGTGGTGTGTTTAACATCATTATTTGATCAATCCTCACATTGTTCTTCTATATGTGGCTCACAGAGCAAAGACAAGCGAGGTGTTAATAAATAGTGTGAGGTGTGCTCTGTGAGGCGTCCTGGGATATGATGGGTAACGTTGGCTTGGGTCCAAGCTCCACCTCTCTTGGGCGACCGCCAAGGAAGATGTACAGAGAATGATGATATGGAGATGGAGATGTTGGGTGAGAGGAGCCACATGTCTTTGAGATCACGTTTTTGTgtgattattttttacaatgtttTTGTGACATTATTTCTACCActtgatttaaatgttttagtTATGAGAAAATCACGTGACACTAAAGTCACTCTCAGTCAACATGTGAGAGTGTGCGTCAGTGAGAGACATGATAGACCTTCAAGCCTAAATGGGTCTGTTGATTCTAGCAGGAGAACATCGGTCAGACAATGAGGCTACAAAAAGTCTGTGGGAGGCAGTCAGGGAGGCCTATATTCAGGTCAACTATGTCCCCGCAGCAGTTTCATGTCCTCTCAAGAGTAATCAGATGTTTTGACAGGGCTACACGACCTTTCCGCTGGAAAGATGACAAACTGGCTTCCATCAGGAACGTTTGGGACAGGTGGGTGGAGGGCCTACCACTGATGTACAATCCAGGCTCTGAGGTGTCAGTGGACGAGCGCCTGCGTCATGTAATGCATATGTGGTGTGGACAGCGATCGACCCAGCCTGGAATCAGGGGAAATGTTTCAAGAGGAGACTCTTCCTGGCAGGGCTTGGGAAAGCTTTAGTGACTCTGACTCCTCTAATTCAACGGCGCCAGCACCTTCCCCGCACACCAGCCTATCGCAGTCTGGTGGGGAGTCTGCAAGCCCTCGCCACTGCCCTGGCCGCTCTCCCCCCAAAACAGGGGCAGAAACGGAAGTGATGCGAGCTCTGTGCCCCTAGAGACAATGAGACACGTCTTACATGTTTCAAATGTGATGCATACGTTTGCAAGGCACACTGCGACCTGATTGCAAAAGGCCACTcctgtgtgtgaacacacacacacacacacacacacacacacacacacacacacacacacacacacacacacacacacacacacacacacacacacacacacacacacacacacacacacacgtacgatGTGTTCATGTTGATGCTCTGACGTTCTGTGAATTTGGTCTCTGTTTTggtttttctgtctttttttacaataaatgttaattttggAATACAACTTTCAATTTCTGTGTCTATTCACTGCAGTTATTCATGTAAACCAGTAGTCTGAGACATTGTTTACAGGTTAAAAGGGAGTGAAATAAAATTTGGTGATGATCAATGGTTTTTGTGTCAATGTAAGGGCAGTTAAAACAGGCCGGTCAAATTTGACAGGGAGCACCAAAGTAAGGGGGGGGGAAACGAACACGACACAAAGGTTCatgacctgcctctgtactgtctaacccctacctgctccttaatgacctgtctctgtactgtctaacccctacctgctccttaatgacctgtctctgtactgtctaacccctacctgctccttaatgacctgtctctgtactgtctaacccctacctgctccttaacgaactgtctctgtactgtctaacccctacctgctccttaacgaactgtctctgtactgtctaacccctacctgctccttaatgacctgtgtctgtactgtctaacccctacctgctccttaatgacctgtctctgtactgtctaacccctacctgctccttaatgacctgtctctgtactgtctaacccctacctgctccttaatgacctgtctctgtactgtctaacccctacctgctccttaatgacctgtctctgtactgtctaacccctacctgctccttaatgacctgtctctggactgtctaacccctacctgctccttaatgacctgtctctgtactgtctaacccctatctgctc harbors:
- the LOC132459286 gene encoding tumor necrosis factor receptor superfamily member 14-like, with translation MLISNAQFLFIIYLVLFHLNLIVNAIASAKCRQAEYRVGGECCPTCPPGMHVSRHCTEFRSTSCASCTEGTFQDGDNGREQCFACQHCDAGLALKVKKSCSSTSDAVCEVLDGFFCIDSNRGGCRAAQRHTVCSPGHYIGQRGTADKDTECFHCTDGTFSDGASSSCQSHRNCESVGLKLMRPGTDSTDSECGEHGAHAGLVAGIVIGVILVMALIIVAIILGKKIRALIHRRNQEKMKTQEQQEMVTVPTTDCPEPTRDQQEHTITIPSATMDYQDDDQSLGPAPPSSSTHNGSVSVSVHQEDHQPVHTKRDSGASRSSLLSQVRSFTSQSASRSYVRSKSVSSHFKVPSFPGTVQKKK